In one window of Microscilla marina ATCC 23134 DNA:
- a CDS encoding cysteine desulfurase family protein, giving the protein MENQDFIYLDNNATTPVDPRVLETMMPYLTRNFANAASRHQPGLDANQAVNQAREQIAKLIGSKPSEIIFTSGATEGINLAVKGMVETQKSKGKHIITLATEHKAMLDTYEFLASKGFDVEYLPVKPDGLLDLEVLKKAVREDTVLVSVMLANNETGVIQPLKEISAIVHEAGAFFMTDATQAFGKLSISVNDLGIDLMTFSGHKIYAPKGIGGIYFRSRRPFRVKLEAIIHGGGHEKGMRSGTLNVPGIIALGKAAEVALQDMEKDAKQVQELRDYLEQNLLQIEDTTINGNTTHRLYNTSNIFFQGVDSDALIANLDSLAFSSGSACTSASVEPSHVLIALGLSKEDAYCCMRFSLGRFTTKEEINKAIELLKEAIENLRALRLL; this is encoded by the coding sequence ATGGAAAACCAAGACTTTATATATTTAGACAACAACGCAACTACCCCAGTAGACCCTAGAGTTTTAGAGACAATGATGCCCTATCTTACCCGAAATTTTGCGAATGCTGCCAGTAGGCATCAACCAGGGTTAGATGCCAACCAAGCGGTAAATCAAGCCAGAGAACAAATAGCCAAACTCATAGGATCAAAACCAAGCGAGATTATCTTTACTTCAGGTGCGACTGAAGGGATTAACCTTGCTGTAAAAGGGATGGTAGAAACACAAAAGTCAAAAGGTAAACATATCATTACATTAGCGACTGAGCATAAGGCGATGCTGGATACTTATGAGTTTTTGGCAAGCAAAGGCTTTGATGTGGAGTATTTGCCAGTTAAACCTGATGGACTACTAGACCTGGAAGTGCTAAAAAAGGCAGTAAGAGAAGATACTGTATTAGTGTCAGTGATGCTGGCAAACAACGAAACAGGGGTGATACAACCACTCAAAGAAATATCAGCCATTGTGCATGAGGCTGGGGCTTTTTTTATGACTGATGCTACCCAAGCATTTGGTAAACTATCTATTAGTGTAAATGATTTAGGCATCGATTTAATGACTTTCTCTGGTCATAAGATATATGCACCTAAAGGTATTGGGGGCATATATTTTAGAAGCCGTAGGCCTTTTCGAGTAAAATTAGAAGCTATTATTCATGGGGGTGGGCACGAGAAAGGTATGCGAAGTGGTACGCTCAATGTACCAGGCATCATAGCTTTGGGCAAAGCTGCAGAAGTTGCTCTTCAAGACATGGAAAAAGATGCGAAGCAAGTTCAAGAACTCAGAGACTATTTAGAACAAAATCTACTACAGATAGAAGATACTACTATTAATGGTAATACTACACACCGACTTTATAATACTAGTAACATTTTTTTTCAAGGAGTAGATAGTGATGCCTTGATTGCTAATTTAGATAGTTTGGCTTTCTCCAGTGGCTCTGCCTGTACCTCAGCGTCTGTAGAACCATCACATGTGTTGATAGCCTTGGGACTTTCAAAAGAAGATGCTTATTGTTGTATGCGTTTTAGCTTGGGGAGATTCACCACTAAAGAAGAGATAAATAAAGCCATTGAGTTGCTCAAGGAAGCTATTGAAAACTTGAGAGCTCTACGGCTTTTATAA
- a CDS encoding HIT family protein produces MAKEMKQILAEKYQPDGFNIGINMGEAAGQTIFHVHIHLIPRYKDDVENPAGGVRYVIPEKANYLKDL; encoded by the coding sequence TTGGCAAAAGAAATGAAACAAATATTGGCCGAAAAATACCAGCCTGACGGGTTCAACATAGGCATTAACATGGGTGAAGCAGCAGGACAAACTATTTTTCATGTACATATCCATCTTATTCCAAGGTATAAAGATGATGTAGAAAACCCTGCTGGTGGAGTACGTTATGTCATTCCTGAAAAGGCAAACTATCTCAAGGATTTATAA
- a CDS encoding FAD-binding protein, with product MSNTLTWKNWIKSHETTIPESNYYEPSNEPDIRHILEIAIASGLKVKMVGSGHSHSKVAQPVSNNILISPVKLSGELPNYSWLKPDSQLNLQSSSHALVRVKSGTQLRTINREILAPKGLGLINMGPFDGQTIGGVINTNTHGTGLYLPGFTDMVRSVEMLVVKTTSNSERLVETWVIEPTHGISDPQKFSDESNGKCLIQDNNLFYSVTCGYGLFGIVHSYTLEVRDSYWLDERFEATTWQAIKNKFNDTVDEQINNDEPPRFLHENHQVKIYVNTAECLREGGIKDDTHCRIDYWNEVPVESRPSNWENHHNNRKKVWPPARKNPGNHFGLWLQGLLFNISKPKPAAATVNILNDNFFVSDNGEHFVRGYKASAYYRAIRRLPDECIEYDSSLSDSEKDVDNTEFTSDPEANNVGTSIEFSVPIRRTIEAVEKALNFLSDLNPDVNFITPIGIRFTKESMHYLCPTYQRDSAFIEIVGFLPNNRANKWDDFKDDYHDAFDKLIDYLRGEFPGGGVRFHKGKYNTYNDTTLATDYPFYNTWVTNYHILNATGLFDCPNAARWNLDASKPATLTPIEAGIQMDNFKSLCSKEGKGLEIVETTFSLIPNSGDHLKIELPVWMRSSDLEIEIDLASAPDSTYLQFSSELTDPVRFLETDNFYITNHYQKDQYLLTATKTRGNQGSIKKINIPSTRLYPISFRLSVGELPFVTTQNPYHENYSAKILVKRLGEPAYEITIHLRFYIAPFVGNLNSTPCPELHMFGCEWEMLMSNQHRVPYFSIQDAHNDGYDNGHYCLGGSTC from the coding sequence ATGTCTAATACTTTAACCTGGAAAAACTGGATCAAAAGCCATGAAACAACCATTCCTGAATCTAATTACTATGAGCCTTCCAATGAACCTGACATCAGGCATATTCTCGAAATAGCCATTGCCAGTGGTTTAAAAGTTAAAATGGTAGGATCGGGGCACTCACACTCTAAGGTTGCCCAGCCTGTTTCAAATAACATACTGATCTCTCCTGTAAAACTATCAGGTGAACTTCCCAACTATTCCTGGCTTAAACCAGATAGCCAACTTAACTTACAATCATCTTCTCACGCATTGGTAAGAGTGAAATCAGGTACTCAGCTTAGAACTATTAATCGTGAAATTTTAGCACCCAAAGGACTTGGTTTGATAAATATGGGACCTTTTGATGGACAAACTATTGGGGGAGTGATCAATACTAATACCCATGGTACCGGGCTGTACCTGCCTGGATTTACCGACATGGTTCGCTCAGTAGAAATGCTGGTGGTAAAAACTACCTCTAACAGTGAAAGGTTAGTGGAAACCTGGGTGATTGAACCTACCCATGGCATTTCAGACCCTCAAAAGTTTTCCGATGAATCTAACGGTAAGTGCCTGATACAAGATAATAACCTGTTTTATTCAGTCACCTGTGGTTATGGATTATTTGGCATTGTTCATTCCTATACCTTAGAGGTTAGAGACAGTTACTGGCTAGATGAACGTTTTGAAGCCACCACTTGGCAAGCAATCAAAAATAAATTTAATGACACCGTAGATGAACAGATAAATAACGATGAACCTCCCCGTTTTTTGCATGAAAATCACCAAGTAAAAATTTATGTCAATACTGCGGAATGCCTAAGAGAGGGAGGAATTAAAGATGATACTCATTGCCGTATAGATTACTGGAATGAGGTGCCTGTCGAAAGCCGCCCCAGTAACTGGGAAAATCATCACAACAATCGTAAAAAAGTATGGCCGCCTGCCAGAAAGAATCCAGGTAATCATTTTGGCCTATGGTTGCAAGGTCTGTTATTCAATATTTCAAAGCCCAAACCAGCCGCTGCGACGGTAAATATACTAAACGATAACTTTTTTGTGAGTGATAATGGAGAGCACTTTGTCCGAGGTTACAAAGCCTCTGCCTATTACCGAGCCATCAGACGTTTACCTGACGAATGCATTGAATACGATAGCTCTTTATCTGATAGTGAGAAAGATGTAGATAATACAGAATTCACCAGTGATCCGGAAGCCAATAATGTAGGTACCAGTATTGAGTTTAGTGTGCCCATTCGAAGAACTATTGAAGCAGTAGAAAAAGCACTTAATTTTCTAAGTGACCTCAATCCTGATGTGAATTTTATCACTCCCATTGGTATTAGATTTACCAAGGAATCTATGCATTACCTTTGCCCAACTTATCAAAGAGACAGTGCTTTTATTGAAATTGTAGGCTTTTTACCCAATAACAGAGCTAACAAATGGGATGATTTTAAGGATGATTACCACGATGCCTTTGATAAACTCATTGATTACCTGAGAGGCGAATTTCCCGGAGGCGGAGTCAGATTTCATAAAGGAAAGTACAATACCTATAACGACACAACGCTTGCTACAGATTATCCTTTCTATAATACTTGGGTAACCAATTATCACATTCTTAACGCCACAGGGTTGTTTGACTGCCCTAATGCTGCCCGTTGGAATCTGGATGCTTCTAAGCCTGCCACACTTACCCCCATCGAAGCAGGCATACAAATGGACAATTTTAAATCTCTTTGCAGCAAAGAAGGTAAAGGTCTTGAGATAGTTGAAACAACTTTTTCACTAATCCCTAATTCGGGAGATCATTTAAAAATTGAACTACCAGTTTGGATGCGAAGCTCTGATTTGGAAATTGAAATTGATCTCGCAAGCGCTCCTGATAGCACTTACTTGCAGTTTTCTTCTGAACTCACTGATCCGGTAAGGTTTCTTGAAACAGATAATTTTTATATTACTAACCATTATCAAAAAGATCAGTACCTACTTACTGCTACCAAAACCAGAGGTAATCAAGGTAGTATTAAAAAGATCAATATACCCAGTACCAGGCTTTATCCAATCTCTTTTCGGTTATCAGTAGGGGAGCTACCATTTGTAACAACTCAAAACCCATATCATGAGAACTATTCAGCGAAAATTCTTGTAAAACGTCTTGGAGAACCAGCATATGAGATTACGATTCATTTAAGGTTTTATATCGCACCTTTTGTGGGCAATCTTAATTCTACTCCTTGCCCAGAGTTACATATGTTTGGTTGTGAATGGGAAATGTTAATGTCAAATCAACATCGTGTCCCGTATTTTAGTATTCAGGACGCTCATAACGATGGCTACGATAATGGTCACTATTGTTTAGGAGGTTCTACTTGTTAA
- the tnpB gene encoding IS66 family insertion sequence element accessory protein TnpB (TnpB, as the term is used for proteins encoded by IS66 family insertion elements, is considered an accessory protein, since TnpC, encoded by a neighboring gene, is a DDE family transposase.), with product MFSLHADYQYFLYQGICDMRKSFDGLCGLVLGELGREPTDGSVYVFLNRRRTHLKLLHWEAGGFVLYYKRLEKGCFSLPNKARISWLELSLMVEGNKIL from the coding sequence ATGTTTAGCCTTCACGCCGATTACCAATATTTTTTGTACCAAGGTATTTGTGACATGCGTAAAAGCTTTGATGGTTTGTGTGGTTTGGTGTTGGGCGAGTTGGGGCGTGAACCCACTGATGGTTCGGTGTATGTTTTTCTCAACCGTCGTCGCACTCATCTAAAATTACTTCATTGGGAAGCAGGAGGTTTTGTGTTGTACTATAAGCGTTTGGAAAAAGGCTGTTTTTCACTGCCCAACAAGGCGAGGATTTCCTGGTTGGAACTGAGCCTAATGGTGGAGGGGAATAAGATCCTATAA
- the tnpA gene encoding IS66 family insertion sequence element accessory protein TnpA, translating to MGAKWTNSTCFCADQGVSLASFGYWRTKWLALHKSEEVQSPVFAPIEKPTPKSVDIKAAQVYEIVYSNGVRLCLPSLDLSILPQLLKLDV from the coding sequence ATGGGAGCAAAGTGGACAAACTCAACCTGCTTTTGTGCAGATCAAGGTGTAAGCCTGGCCAGCTTTGGTTATTGGCGTACTAAATGGTTGGCCTTGCACAAGTCAGAGGAAGTCCAGTCACCTGTTTTTGCTCCTATAGAAAAACCAACCCCCAAGTCAGTTGATATCAAGGCAGCCCAAGTGTACGAAATTGTTTACTCCAATGGAGTTCGTCTTTGTTTGCCTTCTTTGGACTTATCCATTTTACCTCAACTGCTCAAATTAGATGTTTAG
- a CDS encoding HIT family protein: protein MCYLLITEMCYLLVTDYIYDRFPVSPGHTLIIPNKHVANFFELTQEEMKYPSQ from the coding sequence ATGTGTTACCTCTTAATTACCGAAATGTGTTACCTCTTAGTTACCGATTACATTTATGATAGGTTCCCAGTTTCACCAGGGCATACGCTTATTATACCCAACAAACATGTAGCTAATTTTTTTGAGCTTACTCAAGAAGAAATGAAGTATCCCTCCCAGTGA
- the istA gene encoding IS21 family transposase: MNYQKLLALRESGASLSQISRELGISRKTLYKWLSQPDFEHWVLVDAEQRCPKLSDYEHFVKTRLERCSSASSAQVRDWLHEHYDDLPEVCEKTFYNFTQYVRKKHNIIKKSRNFRDYQPIPAMMYGEQAQVDFGQDWLVDNDGQKHKVYFFAIVLSCSRYKYVYFQDTPFTSETAILAHEQAFAYYGGVPAQVVYDQDRVFVVSENKGAIIYTQAFSSYLKSRKFKVYLCRKADPESKGKIENVVGYVKGNFLHGRVFENISLLNTAALAWLERTGNGRVHNGTGLVPAEEFKKEQSHLQVFTPLPSFIPYTYRQVRKDNLVCFQGNFYSVPLGTYYENPKVIIESDKEWLYIYSEAHQELARHLIVTGKHQQVIAESHLRNSQYLVLKLIESLAEQFVEPELAKTYLTQVAEKWNRYAKGQLNTIEKTLEKHPKDVIERTFRFCREQKVYSGTDFSQIARYYELEKIGNPNIGEGVESAPTTASAKVEHPSADTWAAMEPQKTDIELFEQLFN; the protein is encoded by the coding sequence ATGAATTACCAAAAATTATTGGCTCTACGCGAAAGCGGGGCAAGCCTATCTCAGATCAGTCGTGAATTAGGTATCAGCCGAAAAACGCTCTACAAATGGCTATCCCAACCTGATTTTGAACATTGGGTGTTGGTTGACGCTGAGCAACGTTGCCCCAAGTTATCTGATTATGAACACTTTGTTAAAACTCGTCTGGAGCGTTGCTCATCAGCAAGTAGTGCTCAGGTTCGCGATTGGTTGCATGAGCATTATGATGATTTACCAGAGGTGTGTGAGAAAACCTTTTACAATTTTACTCAGTACGTCCGCAAAAAGCATAACATCATCAAAAAGTCTCGCAACTTCCGAGATTATCAGCCAATCCCTGCTATGATGTATGGTGAACAAGCTCAGGTAGATTTCGGTCAGGATTGGTTGGTGGACAATGACGGGCAAAAGCATAAGGTGTACTTTTTCGCTATAGTACTGAGTTGTTCCCGCTATAAATATGTTTATTTCCAAGACACCCCCTTCACCAGTGAAACTGCCATTTTAGCTCATGAGCAAGCTTTTGCCTATTATGGAGGGGTTCCAGCTCAGGTGGTCTATGATCAGGATCGGGTATTTGTGGTTTCGGAGAATAAAGGAGCTATTATCTACACCCAGGCATTTTCATCTTACCTGAAAAGTCGAAAGTTTAAGGTGTACCTATGCCGAAAGGCTGATCCAGAGAGTAAGGGCAAAATTGAAAACGTAGTGGGTTATGTCAAAGGAAATTTTCTGCACGGCCGGGTGTTTGAAAACATCAGTTTGTTGAACACTGCTGCACTTGCCTGGCTTGAGCGCACAGGTAATGGACGAGTTCATAATGGCACTGGACTGGTTCCGGCTGAGGAGTTCAAAAAGGAACAGTCTCATTTACAAGTTTTTACTCCTCTACCATCCTTTATCCCCTATACTTATCGCCAGGTTCGTAAAGATAATTTAGTTTGTTTTCAGGGGAACTTCTATAGTGTTCCGTTGGGCACCTATTATGAAAACCCAAAGGTAATCATTGAATCAGATAAAGAATGGTTGTATATCTATAGTGAGGCTCACCAAGAGCTTGCCCGACATTTGATTGTTACCGGAAAACACCAACAAGTAATAGCCGAAAGTCATCTAAGAAACAGCCAGTACCTGGTACTCAAGCTCATTGAGAGCTTGGCAGAGCAGTTTGTAGAACCTGAGCTTGCCAAAACCTACCTTACCCAAGTAGCCGAAAAATGGAATCGTTATGCTAAAGGTCAGCTCAATACTATAGAGAAGACCTTAGAAAAACACCCAAAAGATGTTATAGAGCGTACTTTTCGGTTCTGTAGAGAGCAGAAAGTCTATAGTGGCACTGACTTCAGCCAAATTGCCCGCTATTATGAGCTTGAGAAAATTGGAAATCCTAACATCGGGGAGGGAGTTGAATCAGCCCCTACTACAGCTTCTGCCAAAGTTGAGCACCCCTCAGCAGATACTTGGGCAGCAATGGAACCACAAAAAACCGATATAGAATTATTTGAACAACTTTTTAACTAA
- the istB gene encoding IS21-like element helper ATPase IstB encodes MYTTDHLRQMLLQLKLLNVEQKLSESLVKAQTEQMTHQEWLTLLLQTEINEREQRMMKTRIKRAKLPQNHLLEYYDFGVDNGISKTQMNQLKELHWLEQHFNVILMGPSGTGKTFIAAGLAYLALKAGYKAIFRTMEDLARILKLSDMTKNNRAQYNACVKAELLVIDDLMMFPIEKKVGQMLFHLIDTLHEKSSVIITTNKSPKEWAEALDDQVLATAMLDRLLHRAQVVQLKGESYRMKNRKTIF; translated from the coding sequence ATGTATACAACCGATCATCTCAGACAGATGCTTCTACAGCTCAAGCTACTCAATGTGGAGCAAAAATTATCAGAAAGCCTGGTGAAGGCACAAACTGAACAAATGACTCATCAAGAATGGCTCACCCTTTTGTTGCAAACCGAAATCAATGAACGGGAACAGCGAATGATGAAAACTCGCATTAAAAGAGCCAAACTTCCCCAGAATCATTTACTCGAATACTATGATTTTGGGGTGGACAATGGCATCTCCAAAACACAAATGAACCAACTAAAAGAGCTTCATTGGCTCGAACAGCATTTTAACGTCATTTTAATGGGACCATCAGGAACAGGGAAAACCTTCATTGCAGCAGGACTGGCTTACTTGGCACTCAAGGCAGGTTATAAGGCCATTTTTAGGACAATGGAGGATTTAGCCAGAATACTAAAACTCTCGGATATGACCAAAAATAATCGGGCACAATATAATGCCTGTGTGAAAGCCGAATTACTGGTCATAGATGATCTTATGATGTTCCCCATCGAGAAAAAAGTCGGGCAAATGCTTTTTCACCTCATTGACACCTTGCATGAAAAGAGTTCAGTCATCATCACGACCAACAAATCTCCCAAAGAATGGGCTGAAGCGCTCGATGATCAGGTGTTGGCTACAGCCATGCTGGATAGGTTACTACACAGAGCGCAAGTCGTTCAACTAAAGGGAGAGAGCTATAGAATGAAAAATAGGAAAACCATCTTTTAA
- the dndC gene encoding DNA phosphorothioation system sulfurtransferase DndC yields MNIKEQVEQIKKEILEQYREEDNNRPWIIGFSGGKDSTMLLQLVWKTIQDNVPQDLRTRPIHVICNNTLVENPKILSFVERTLEKIREASLAQGMPMTVEQTTPKLESSFWVNLIGKGYPAPNTIFRWCTERLKINPTTQYIKDKISNYGEVIILLGTRSDESSQRAKNIKRHEIKGQRLRTHSLANAYAFTPIKDVLTKDVWTYLQAVNPPWEGDNKELITLYMSSSGGDCPIITDISTPSCGNSRFGCWVCTVVKRDKSMEGLIESGEDWMVPLVEIRDFLSKTVDRDHPEYDLEKYRMPIRRNNQEGPGPYWPRWRKYILEEVLKAQREIQEDQPEMVLITHQELAAIQVTWHRDFIFEFNVSDIYNDVFNRQISFNQGDENIKKEKKLLQEVCDNEGEFKLINNLLKAQKNKVLLVNKRGLQNDLEHIIEEHVYPTKTAVEGYQDGEVNFDKKEGDNGQMKLDI; encoded by the coding sequence ATGAATATAAAAGAGCAAGTTGAACAAATAAAAAAAGAGATACTTGAGCAGTATCGTGAGGAGGATAATAACCGTCCCTGGATTATAGGGTTTAGCGGAGGGAAGGATTCTACTATGCTATTGCAATTGGTGTGGAAAACGATTCAAGATAATGTACCGCAAGATTTGCGCACACGCCCCATCCATGTAATTTGTAACAACACTTTGGTCGAAAACCCAAAAATTTTAAGTTTTGTAGAGAGAACACTTGAAAAAATAAGAGAAGCAAGCCTTGCTCAAGGCATGCCGATGACTGTAGAACAAACTACTCCAAAGCTTGAAAGTAGTTTTTGGGTAAACCTAATTGGTAAAGGATACCCTGCCCCCAACACTATCTTTCGTTGGTGTACCGAACGTCTCAAAATTAACCCTACTACCCAATATATTAAGGATAAAATAAGTAATTATGGAGAGGTTATCATCCTACTGGGTACCCGATCGGACGAAAGTTCACAAAGAGCCAAAAATATTAAGCGTCATGAAATAAAAGGGCAGCGCCTAAGAACTCACTCTTTGGCAAATGCCTATGCTTTTACTCCCATCAAAGATGTACTCACTAAGGATGTTTGGACTTATTTGCAAGCAGTAAACCCACCTTGGGAAGGTGATAACAAAGAGTTGATTACCTTATACATGAGTTCTAGTGGTGGTGATTGTCCTATTATTACCGATATCTCAACTCCTTCTTGTGGCAACAGTCGTTTTGGTTGTTGGGTTTGTACTGTGGTAAAAAGAGACAAATCTATGGAAGGGTTGATTGAAAGCGGAGAAGACTGGATGGTACCATTGGTGGAAATTCGTGATTTCTTATCAAAAACAGTAGATCGGGATCACCCAGAATATGATCTGGAGAAATACCGAATGCCCATTAGAAGAAATAATCAAGAGGGACCAGGTCCCTACTGGCCAAGATGGAGAAAATACATTTTAGAGGAGGTTCTTAAGGCTCAAAGAGAAATCCAAGAAGATCAGCCTGAGATGGTGCTGATAACCCATCAGGAGTTGGCTGCTATTCAAGTAACCTGGCATAGAGATTTTATCTTTGAATTTAATGTTTCTGATATATACAATGATGTTTTCAATCGGCAAATCAGTTTCAATCAAGGAGATGAAAACATAAAAAAAGAAAAGAAATTGCTACAAGAAGTTTGTGACAATGAAGGGGAGTTTAAATTGATTAACAACTTGCTAAAGGCGCAAAAGAATAAAGTACTTCTGGTAAATAAAAGAGGGCTTCAAAATGACCTCGAACATATTATAGAAGAACATGTTTACCCCACCAAAACCGCTGTAGAAGGTTATCAGGATGGAGAGGTTAATTTTGATAAAAAAGAGGGTGACAATGGTCAAATGAAACTAGACATATAA
- a CDS encoding AAA family ATPase, which translates to MNIQKIKLYNFKIYAGDQQLTFDYKSQSHRNVFVVAGSNGYGKTTLLTSLVWCLYGKLMQEVDDIFKRQIIEAGGYHKYLLASMNRLAYANDERLYSVQITFNDIDIPGVSCSNIDIIRSYSYGAVEDKLQILIDGQENELIKDIGTEIFIHDFILPKEIAKFFFFDAEKIVSLAEMKSIDDKRKLSKAYSEVLGINKYETLKSNLQDLRLRFRRDSASDDEKQKFETTVKQIEEAEKLIEYSDEQVIKLKEEKLICQTQIDQIQERLIRQGSGLSVDQIKDLRKRKVQLKVEGEQIRNEFKDLMELAPFAISFKLLNEVLEQGVQELKQSKASVQDSATQGNFKKLLKDFKSLKNKDIHKATHEYYLKSLQQLIDKHFKPNEQQATDEVKVLHGFSEDELYTLRAIIDNLKTSYKKQLQALKQRVKRNRQDNAQVTAQLSDAESKEKDALIQKHRDEKTRLEQRVIEIEDKIEALISESSKRESTLNSQKSLYESLTRKIEVGEKYKGKDKQTARLIEHLNAFIVKMKHKKHESLEQHILQGLRTLMHKKDFVEKVKVELDNDIIDIHLYNNRGEEIEKTTLSKGEQQLYATAILKSLVEESNIDFPVFIDSPMQKLDVAHSQNIIAEFYPTISKQVVILPLLNKEMTQAEYDLLKEYINNTHLIVNEDDEKSSFMPVKPNELFETAQKIVTQHV; encoded by the coding sequence ATGAATATCCAAAAAATAAAGCTATATAACTTTAAAATTTACGCGGGAGATCAACAACTTACTTTTGATTATAAAAGCCAAAGCCATCGCAATGTATTTGTAGTAGCTGGAAGCAACGGTTATGGTAAAACTACCTTACTTACTTCATTGGTTTGGTGCTTGTACGGCAAGCTCATGCAAGAAGTAGATGATATTTTTAAACGCCAAATCATTGAGGCAGGAGGATACCATAAATATTTGTTGGCAAGCATGAATCGCTTGGCTTATGCCAATGATGAGCGTTTATATTCGGTGCAAATCACATTTAATGATATTGATATACCAGGGGTTTCTTGCAGTAATATAGATATCATTAGGAGCTATAGCTACGGGGCTGTTGAGGATAAATTACAAATACTGATTGATGGGCAAGAAAATGAATTAATCAAGGATATTGGTACAGAGATTTTTATCCACGATTTTATTTTACCTAAAGAAATAGCCAAGTTCTTCTTCTTTGATGCTGAAAAAATAGTTTCACTGGCTGAAATGAAGTCCATCGATGATAAGAGAAAGTTGAGTAAAGCTTATTCGGAAGTACTAGGGATTAACAAATATGAAACGCTCAAAAGCAACCTTCAGGATTTAAGACTTCGTTTTCGTAGAGATTCGGCAAGTGATGATGAGAAACAGAAGTTTGAAACGACGGTTAAACAGATTGAAGAAGCAGAGAAGTTAATTGAATATAGTGATGAGCAAGTTATTAAACTCAAAGAAGAGAAGTTGATTTGCCAAACTCAGATAGATCAAATACAGGAGCGTTTAATCCGGCAAGGAAGTGGGTTGTCAGTTGATCAGATCAAAGATTTACGTAAACGTAAAGTACAGCTTAAGGTAGAGGGGGAGCAAATAAGAAATGAGTTCAAAGATTTGATGGAGTTGGCTCCTTTTGCTATCTCTTTCAAACTATTGAATGAAGTGTTGGAGCAAGGGGTGCAAGAACTAAAACAATCTAAAGCCTCTGTACAGGACTCAGCTACCCAAGGTAACTTCAAAAAGTTATTAAAAGACTTCAAGTCACTCAAAAATAAAGATATTCATAAAGCTACCCATGAATACTACCTAAAAAGCCTTCAACAATTAATCGATAAACATTTTAAACCTAACGAACAACAAGCAACCGATGAAGTAAAAGTATTGCATGGTTTTTCAGAAGATGAGTTGTATACACTCAGGGCAATCATTGATAACTTAAAAACTTCTTATAAAAAACAGCTTCAAGCTTTAAAACAACGCGTGAAACGCAATCGTCAGGATAACGCTCAAGTGACTGCTCAACTTAGTGATGCCGAGAGTAAAGAGAAAGATGCATTGATTCAAAAGCATCGAGATGAAAAAACACGATTGGAGCAACGAGTGATCGAAATAGAAGATAAAATAGAGGCACTCATCAGTGAAAGTAGTAAGAGAGAAAGCACACTGAATAGTCAAAAAAGTTTATACGAAAGCCTTACCCGAAAAATAGAAGTGGGCGAAAAGTATAAAGGTAAAGATAAACAAACCGCAAGGTTAATTGAACACTTGAATGCATTTATTGTAAAGATGAAGCACAAAAAGCATGAGTCATTGGAGCAACATATTTTACAAGGGCTAAGAACCTTAATGCACAAAAAAGACTTTGTAGAAAAAGTAAAGGTAGAGCTGGACAATGATATTATAGATATACACTTGTACAATAACCGTGGTGAGGAAATAGAAAAAACGACTTTATCAAAAGGTGAACAACAACTTTATGCCACGGCCATTTTAAAATCTCTGGTAGAAGAATCAAATATTGACTTTCCGGTATTCATTGATAGTCCGATGCAAAAACTGGATGTAGCTCACTCTCAGAACATCATTGCAGAATTCTACCCAACAATCTCTAAGCAAGTAGTGATTTTGCCATTGCTTAATAAAGAGATGACACAGGCGGAGTATGATTTGCTAAAAGAGTACATAAATAATACTCATTTAATAGTTAATGAAGATGATGAAAAGTCTTCGTTTATGCCTGTGAAGCCAAATGAATTATTTGAAACAGCCCAAAAAATAGTTACTCAACATGTTTAG